The Linepithema humile isolate Giens D197 chromosome 2, Lhum_UNIL_v1.0, whole genome shotgun sequence genome has a segment encoding these proteins:
- the Myo81F gene encoding unconventional myosin-X isoform X2: MVAKHFASQGSSPECGVPDMTVISNIDETGINRNLQVRYSRDQIYTYTGSILVAVNPYKEVDYYTNEYVNRYHGQKMGALEPHVFALAEAAYKSLQDTESNQSCVISGESGAGKTESTKFILQYLCSVTSNVDTWVEQQILEANTILEAFGNAKTVRNDNSSRFGKFMQVCFDTKWMIKGCIIQDYLLEQSRITFQSPGERNYHVFYQVVEAGTRDKEFAEQYKLRPAAHYKYLNQSGSVKVDGFSDSKKLDALRLAFNVLQVAPEMCEGIFRVLSAILWLGNLSFEDVDGERCELSNEDGDIVDTVAPLLGLQVEDLTKVVLIRQINVRGNITEIPLKVQEARENRHAMAKALYSRTFAWLINHINNCTNPGQDSSRFLGVLDIFGFENFTLNSFEQLCINYTNEKLHKFFNHYVFALEQELYRQEEIRYSHITFTDNTMCLELIEKPPRCVLKLLTEQCHMPKGSDLAYLTNLHAEFENHPCYVKGDDRRKWEKEFGVKHYAGCVTYTVEGFVDKNRDVQQDVFFDFMSRSTNEFVQEISVYQDLLGCTIARTTAGAATTMSRGTSKGKPTLCDSFRHQLQALVDVLQATTPWYARCIKPNMEKQANHYDEKLVLDQLKYLGMLDIIRIRKEGFPIHMSFHDFVARYRCLDKRRFSLSSNEKEATRYLISNQGISGNEWQIGRTKVFLRSYVHEPLEDSRNQVVTSNAIMIQKIWRGYIKQREYKRVREAALKVQHAYRGWKLRIMFIRKRRAAIVIQSHLRGVFAREVAAALREMRRVDEEMRKRERLEEERRLMEDKKALEESQRKAQEEIAALSQMAEQMNSKMAASDLQSVDLDNLFSFLSDVQSTKSNQIIDEIGEQMDELVEDLDVELETVIQQEMELNAKAESNVTSPVNGQEMTSPQQQRIPCTNSVSSNKLGQPSLPEPTGPPPPPPPPTTQSSAMNGSDSSSDNGEPIYESVLPRDDNEPGSPVAHNGSSPGQMVNGEACGSPPPIPGGKLPKEVAGSPPSRPESRSSNSHHHSHHHHHHHQTIPQAQQNGHDQPQSQSQASQQLPVEREQRRKCRVERKLQELEDKKEQDIEATYHDIVEFAQNYFNSHERSPEGTIMATLTRKSRGKSIEFIPKYEMVTYYKGSSIPNSHIHMYDPDNVNVACSVFRDLCKYIRGEMKLDQEIVTIQSIIAYGIEREELRDEIYVQCMRQATNNPNAEWAERVWLLLCLAIVAFQPSKLLYKYFSSFLKKNLALEGKLRQYVQWCVDNCKNTKVSCRQHPPSTVEIAAMRRLGTIVCRFFFLDGRTKAIDVHPTDTAADAVAKLGEKLGLRSLEGWAIYQSRPDGEEHVRAHDYLYDVIAAWEMKQCKLNTAQSTFSTLRRGNNTTLGSGDNRFVFKRRLFRNPREISQDPVEVNMLYAQAVYNVVKCDDFPVSEKVALQLAGLQAQVSLGDPKDNDRLDYYSEVDSFLPYRISRARGDDVWVPIIAQAHRQYGAGRKELAAKVLYLSCVMQYPLYGTTMFNVTYRGYWSYGNQLILGINCDGLMLIKPDDKFVLSEYRYQDVESIMLDPSDSFITISLLRHNPDSSHKCFVFETAQKNEIGSLIVSYCSALAGWITENEVPMKKLKCITNEDRIRLYHNLVNCRRALVDSELLRKPQDSGGGFLRNTLRRLSKHRIEKLRQEHGSADHGETYKGFPYAYWAFSRQQVPQSLSKLPDPDEQVSLSIFQLILTYAGLGQNGDTVRRVEDEHVNLIQTVMERCIRKENLLGELYLQLIKQTTDHPDPNNRVNLRHWALLSLACSVILPPQKTIRKYLVAHLKRCASDYVTEEGKYARFAEKCLYKTQGTRRRQWPPSREEIMCTINRRPIYARFHFMDGQYHAVEFHPSATARDVMELIKAKIGLDESAMGYAIYEVLGPTERSLIPEEKIADVMSKWERYRASQQGQQQRKHAHHFFLFKKHLFLDQYMNLDDPVEKELLYHQVLHDLRADRFPITEKEAMMLTALQAQLELGDSLDTIMEQDYRTISSHCLSSRLVPCLCVDGVRQHHQSLRGMSAPEAKKAFLNLIQSWPLHRATIFDVMQSFTSNWPRVLWLAVDQQGLHLLEHRSRNALCTYEYNSILSYTPAVNCLMIITGTDKKQSKVILTTSQAHQIANLIREYMEVLQSPPDIPRRDSAMAQQLAAQQQQQQHQQPPATLTTSAAGGRKSRPASMLHRGAPIIQSQAS; this comes from the exons GAGTACGTGAATCGATACCATGGGCAGAAGATGGGCGCCTTGGAGCCGCATGTGTTCGCCCTGGCGGAGGCGGCGTACAAGTCTCTGCAAGACACCGAGAGCAACCAGTCCTGCGTGATATCGGGCGAGAGCGGGGCCGGCAAGACCGAAAGCACCAAGTTCATTCTGCAATACCTGTGTTCGGTCACCAGCAACGTCGACACGTGGGTGGAGCAGCAGATCCTGGAGGCCAACACCATTCTGGAGGCGTTCG GCAACGCGAAGACCGTGCGGAACGACAACAGCTCGCGCTTCGGCAAGTTCATGCAGGTGTGCTTCGACACCAAGTGGATGATTAAGGGATGCATCATCCAGGATTACCTGCTGGAGCAGAGCCGCATCACCTTTCAAAGCCCGGGCGAGCGCAATTATCACGTCTTCTATCAGGTGGTCGAGGCCGGCACGCGGGACAAGGAATTCGCCGAGCAATATAAACTACGTCCGGCCGCCCACTACAAATATCTCAATCAGTCCGGCAGCGTGAAGGTCGATGGGTTTTCCGACTCGAAGAAGCTCGACGCTCTCAGGCTCGCCTTTAATGTGCTCCAG GTCGCGCCGGAAATGTGCGAAGGCATTTTCCGGGTGCTGTCGGCTATCCTGTGGCTCGGAAACCTGAGCTTCGAGGACGTCGACGGCGAGAGATGCGAGCTGTCGAACGAGGACGGGGACATAGTGGACACGGTGGCGCCGCTGCTGGGCCTGCAGGTGGAGGATCTCACCAAGGTGGTGCTGATACGGCAGATAAACGTGCGGGGAAACATCACGGAGATCCCGTTGAAGGTGCAGGAGGCGCGGGAGAACAGGCACGCGATGGCGAAAGCGCTCTACTCGCGCACCTTCGCCTGGCTCATCAATCACATCAATAATTGCACGAATCCGGGCCAGGATAGCTCGCGATTCCTCGGCGTGCTCGATATCTTCGGCTTCGAGAACTTCACGCTGAACAGCTTCGAGCAGCTCTGCATCAATTACACGAACGAGAAGCTGCATAAGTTCTTCAATCACTACGTCTTCGCGCTGGAGCAGGAACTC TACCGTCAAGAGGAGATCCGATACTCCCACATCACGTTCACGGACAACACCATGTGCCTGGAGCTGATCGAGAAGCCTCCGCGATGTGTTCTTAAGTTACTGACCGAGCAGTGCCATATGCCGAAGGGGTCGGACTTGGCTTACCTCACGAACTTGCACGCGGAATTCGAGAACCACCCGTGCTACGTGAAGGGGGACGATCGGCGGAAGTGGGAGAAGGAGTTCGGGGTCAAGCACTACGCCGGCTGCGTCACGTACACCGTCGAGGGTTTCGTCGACAAGAATCGCGACGTGCAGCAGGACGTGTTCTTCGATTTCATGTCGAGGAGCACGAACGAGTTCGTTCAGGAGATCAGCGTCTATCAGGACCTCCTGGGGTGCACTATCGCGCGCACGACCGCCGGCGCGGCCACGACCATGTCCCGCGGGACGTCCAAGGGCAAGCCGACCCTCTGCGACTCCTTCCGGCACCAGCTGCAGGCTCTGGTGGACGTGCTGCAGGCGACGACGCCGTGGTACGCGCGCTGCATCAAGCCGAACATGGAGAAGCAGGCCAATCACTACGACGAGAAGCTGGTCCTGGATCAGCTCAAGTATCTCGGTATGTTGGATATTATACGCATACGCAAGGAGGGCTTTCCGATACACATGTCGTTCCACGACTTCGTCGCGAGGTACCGTTGCCTCGACAAGCGCCGCTTCTCGCTCTCCAGCAACGAGAAAGAGGCGACCAGGTACTTGATTAGCAATCAAGGTATATCGGGAAACGAGTGGCAGATCGGCCGGACGAAGGTGTTCCTCAGGAGCTACGTGCACGAGCCACTGGAGGATTCAAGAAATCAGGTGGTAACGAGCAACGCCATTATGATACAAAAGATTTGGCGAGGATATATCAAACAGCGAG AATACAAGCGCGTAAGGGAAGCGGCGCTGAAGGTGCAGCACGCGTATCGCGGCTGGAAGCTGCGAATAATGTTCATCAGGAAGCGCAGGGCCGCCATAGTGATTCAGAGCCACTTGCGGGGCGTCTTCGCGAGGGAGGTGGCCGCGGCGCTGCGAGAAATGAGACGAGTCGACGAGGAAATGAGGAAGAGGGAGCGGCTGGAGGAGGAACGAAGACTGATGGAGGACAAGAAGGCGCTGGAGGAGAGCCAGAG GAAGGCGCAGGAAGAGATCGCCGCGCTGTCGCAGATGGCCGAGCAGATGAACTCGAAGATGGCCGCGTCGGACTTGCAATCGGTGGACCTCGATAATCTATTCTCCTTCCTGTCCGACGTGCAGTCGACCAAGAGCAATCAGATTATTGACGAGATCGGCGAGCAGATGGACGAGCTGGTGGAAGACCTGGACGTGGAATTGGAGACCGTCATTCAACAAGAGATGGAATTGAACGCCAAGGCCGAATCGAATGTCACCTCGCCCGTCAACGGGCAGGAAATGACGTCGCCGCAACAGCAGCGGATACCCTGCACGAACAGCGTGAGCAGCAACAAGCTCGGTCAGCCGAGTCTTCCGGAACCCACGGgaccgccgccaccgccgccacccCCGACGACGCAATCTTCAGCCATGAACGGCAGCGATTCGTCGAGCGACAACGGCGAGCCGATCTACGAGTCCGTGTTGCCGCGCGACGACAATGAGCCTGGCAGTCCAGTCGCCCACAATGGCAGCAGTCCAGGTCAGATGGTGAACGGCGAGGCGTGCGGATCGCCGCCGCCGATACCGGGCGGCAAATTGCCGAAGGAGGTCGCCGGCAGTCCGCCGTCCAGGCCGGAGTCCAGGAGTTCCAACAGCCATCATCACTCGCATcaccatcatcatcatcatcagaCGATACCGCAGGCGCAGCAGAACGGCCACGATCAACCGCAGTCGCAGTCGCAAGCGTCGCAGCAGCTGCCGGTCGAACGCGAGCAGCGGCGCAAGTGCCGCGTGGAGCGGAAGCTGCAGGAACTGGAGGATAAAAAGGAGCAGGACATCGAGGCGACCTACCACGATATCGTGGAGTTCGCGCAGAACTACTTCAACAGCCACGAGCGCTCGCCGGAGGGCACCATAATGGCCACGTTGACGAGGAAGTCGCGCGGCAAGAGCATCGAGTTCATCCCGAAGTACGAGATGGTCACGTATTACAAAGGCTCCAGCATCCCGAATTCGCATATTCATATGTACGATCCTGATAACGTGAACGTCGCCTGTTCCGTATTCAGA GATTTGTGCAAGTACATACGCGGCGAGATGAAGCTAGATCAGGAGATAGTCACGATCCAGAGCATTATCGCTTACGGCATCGAGCGGGAGGAGTTGCGTGACGAGATCTACGTGCAATGCATGCGTCAAGCGACCAACAATCCCAACGCCGAGTGGGCGGAGCGCGTGTGGCTGCTATTGTGCCTCGCGATCGTGGCTTTTCAACCGAGCAAGCTCCTCTACAAATACTTTTCCTCCTTCCTGAAGAAGAATCTCGCCCTCGAGGGCAAGCTGCGGCAATACGTGCAGTGGTGCGTGGATAATTGCAAGAACACGAAGGTGTCCTGCAGGCAGCATCCGCCGTCCACGGTGGAAATCGCCGCCATGAGACGATTGGGCACCATAGTCTGCCGATTCTTCTTCCTCGACGGAAGAACGAAGGCGATTGATGTGCATCCGACTGACACGGCTGCCGACGCCGTCGCCAAGCTCGGCGAGAAGCTGGGTCTTCGGTCATTGGAAGGCTGGGCCATTTATCAGAGCAGACCGGACGGAGAGGAGCACGTGCGGGCTCACGATTATCTGTACGACGTGATCGCCGCGTGGGAAAT GAAACAATGCAAATTAAACACGGCGCAATCGACATTCTCGACGTTGCGACGCGGCAACAACACCACTCTGGGCAGCGGCGACAATCGCTTCGTCTTCAAGCGAAGATTATTCCGCAATCCAAGAGAGATCTCGCAGGATCCCGTGGAAGTTAATATGCTGTACGCGCAGGCGGTTTACAACGTCGTGAAG TGCGACGATTTTCCGGTATCTGAAAAAGTGGCGTTGCAGTTAGCGGGATTGCAGGCGCAAGTGTCCCTCGGCGATCCCAAGGACAACGACAGACTGGATTATTACAGCGAGGTGGACAGTTTCTTGCCGTACAGGATCAGCCGTGCCCGCGGCGACGATGTCTGGGTGCCGATCATAGCGCAAGCGCACCGGCAATACGGCGCCGGGCGCAAGGAGCTCGCGGCCAAGGTGCTCTATCTGTCCTGCGTGATGCAGTATCCCCTCTACGGCACGACTATGTTCAACGTCACCTATCGCGGATACTGGTCTTACGGCAATCAACTGATTCTCGGCATCAACTGCGACGGGCTCATGCTGATCAAGCCGGACGACAAGTTTGTTCTGTCCGAGTACCGTTATCAGGACGTCGAGAGCATCATGCTGGACCCGAGCGACTCGTTCATCACGATCTCACTGCTGCGACACAATCCCGACAGCTCGCACAAGTGCTTCGTCTTCGAGACCGCGCAGAAGAACGAGATAGGCAGCCTGATCGTCAGCTACTGCTCGGCGCTGGCCGGCTGGATCACGGAAAACGAGGTCCCGATGAAGAAGCTCAAGTGCATCACCAACGAGGACCGCATCAGGCTCTATCACAATTTGGTCAACTGTCGACGTGCGCTGGTCGACTCGGAGCTACTGAGGAAACCGCAGGACTCCGGCGGTGGTTTCCTCAGGAACACGCTCAGACGGCTGTCCAAGCACCGAATCGAGAAGCTCAGGCAGGAACACGGAAGCGCCGATCACGGTGAGACGTACAAGGGTTTCCCGTACGCCTACTGGGCGTTCAGCAGGCAGCAAGTGCCGCAGAGCCTGTCGAAGCTGCCCGATCCCGACGAGCAGGTGTCCCTCAGCATCTTCCAGCTGATCCTGACGTACGCGGGACTCGGCCAGAACGGCGACACGGTGCGCAGAGTCGAGGACGAGCACGTGAATCTCATACAAACCGTGATGGAGCGTTGCATACGGAAGGAAAACCTGCTGGGCGAGCTGTACCTTCAGCTGATCAAGCAGACGACCGATCATCCGGATCCCAATAATCGCGTCAATCTGCGGCACTGGGCGTTGCTCTCGCTCGCGTGTTCCGTGATCCTGCCGCCTCAGAAGACCATACGCAAATATTTGGTCGCGCATCTGAAGCGATGCGCCAGCGACTACGTCACCGAGGAGGGCAAATACGCGAGATTCGCGGAGAAGTGCCTTTACAAGACTCAGGGTACACGCAGGCGGCAGTGGCCGCCGAGTCGCGAGGAGATCATGTGCACCATCAATCGCCGGCCGATCTACGCGAGATTCCACTTCATGGACGGCCAGTATCACGCCGTCGAGTTTCATCCGTCTGCGACCGCCAGGGACGTCATGGAGCTCATTAAGGCTAAGATAGGACTCGACGAGAGTGCCATGG GCTACGCGATCTACGAAGTCTTGGGGCCAACCGAGCGATCGTTGATCCCCGAGGAGAAGATCGCCGATGTCATGTCCAAGTGGGAACGATACAGGGCGTCGCAGCAGGGCCAACAGCAGCGGAAGCACGCGCACCACTTCTTCCTGTTCAAGAAACATCTGTTCCTGGACCAATACATGAATTTGGACGATCCTGTGGAGAAGGAGCTGCTGTATCATCAAGTGCTGCACGATTTGCGCGCTGATCGGTTTCCCATCACCGAGAAAGAAGCT ATGATGCTGACGGCTTTGCAGGCGCAATTGGAACTAGGCGACTCCCTGGACACCATAATGGAGCAAGATTACCGAACGATATCGAGCCACTGCTTGTCGTCAAGGCTGGTGCCGTGCTTGTGCGTGGACGGTGTGCGCCAGCATCATCAGTCCCTGCGCGGGATGTCCGCGCCCGAGGCGAAGAAGGCCTTCCTGAATCTGATTCAGTCGTGGCCGTTGCACCGCGCGACCATCTTCGACGTGATGCAGTCGTTCACCTCGAACTGGCCACGCGTGCTCTGGCTGGCCGTCGACCAGCAGGGCCTCCACTTACTGGAGCATCGCTCCAGAAACGCGCTTTGCACTTACGAATACAACAGTATTCTAAGCTACACTCCGGCCGTTAATTGCTTGATGATCATCACCGGCACGGATAAGAAACAGAGCAAAGTCATCCTCACCACGTCGCAG GCTCATCAAATAGCTAATCTGATTCGCGAATACATGGAAGTGCTTCAATCGCCGCCGGATATACCAAGGCGGGACTCGGCGATGGCTCAACAGTTGGCTgctcagcagcagcagcagcagcaccaGCAACCGCCCGCGACCCTGACGACGTCCGCGGCCGGCGGACGAAAGTCCCGACCCGCCTCTATGCTGCATAGAGGCGCTCCAATAATACAGTCGCAGGCTAGTTAG